Genomic DNA from Telopea speciosissima isolate NSW1024214 ecotype Mountain lineage chromosome 2, Tspe_v1, whole genome shotgun sequence:
GAGCAAAAGCAACTAACTATAAATATTCAACTGATACATAACTGTATGGAACACATTTCCTGATTTTAGCTATTGGATCTCGCTTCAAAATTGTCAAATTCCAGATAGACTGAAATTCTTCATTCATATAGAAGTCCAAAGAATTATGACTGAGTGCATATTCTGAGTAATCTCCAACTTGGATtcattaaaatgttaaaaaaatggctctttctttctttccgtACAGCCCAGCAAATTAGAATCCATAAGAGCTTAGATAGAGGACATTGCAGTTTCATTCAAGCTGAAGACTTTTAGCTTCTTCATCCAGTAAACCATTATATAAACTTATTACATTAAAATGGATCAAGATACTGAATAAGAATCTTAATATTAAACACCCCACACTGGGAATAATTTGCAGAGTAAAACATCTGAAAATGGAATTTGTCCTGAACTCTTACAGGTATTCGATGGACATGGTGGAAAGGATGCCTCACATTTTGTCCGTGACAATTTGCCGAGGGTCATTGTGGAGGATGCTGATTTTCCTGTGGAACTTGAAAAGGTGGTCATGAGGTCATTTATGGAGACAGATGCTGCATTCGCAAGAAAGTGCTCACTGCAGTCTGCTTTGTCTTCTGGCACAACTGCTCTCACTGCAATGATATTTGGGAGGTCAGTCCTCCATTCTTCACTGCTCATTGGGCACTTATGCTCCTCAAATTTGTGCGTAAGCCAAATAGAgaacatatatataataaaaaataattcataagaaacgaaagtttttttttttttgggtgaaaaaaacGAAAGTTATTACTGAGAAAGAGGAAATGTACCATTTAAGTTCAATTTGCTAACCCTTCTGATATTGTTTGGACAGATCTCTGCTGGTTGCAAATGCTGGGGATTGTCGGGCTGTGTTGTCACGACTTGGTGTTGCCATAGAAATGTCAAGGGATCATAGGCCCTGctgtaaaaaggaaaggaagcgCATTGAATCCTTGGGTGGGTTCATTGATGATGGTTATTTGAATGGAGAGTTGGGTGTAACCCGGGCTCTTGGGGATTGGCACCTTCAAGGGATGAAGGAAACTGGTGAGCAAGGTGGACCCTTGAGTGCTGAACCAGAACTGAAAATGATTACACTAACCAAAGAGGATGAGTTCTTGATCATCGGTAGTGATGGAGTATGGGATGtattttcaaaccaaaatgCTGTTGACTTCACTAGGAGGAGGCTCCAGGAGCACAATGATGTGAAGCTGTGTTGTAAGGAAATGGTGGATGAGGCGA
This window encodes:
- the LOC122652784 gene encoding probable protein phosphatase 2C 27 isoform X2 — encoded protein: MCVDEEEIAGESMENQEKKRQGFLNSRVQNWEQDSPSAFSNSSPLKSICEDTVVVDSKQNNSGNFVPAIRSGEWADIGGRQYMEDTHVCIGDLAKKFGYDVLDREAISLFGVFDGHGGKDASHFVRDNLPRVIVEDADFPVELEKVVMRSFMETDAAFARKCSLQSALSSGTTALTAMIFGRSLLVANAGDCRAVLSRLGVAIEMSRDHRPCCKKERKRIESLGGFIDDGYLNGELGVTRALGDWHLQGMKETGEQGGPLSAEPELKMITLTKEDEFLIIGSDGVWDVFSNQNAVDFTRRRLQEHNDVKLCCKEMVDEAIKRGAIDNLTIVLICFHSDPPPRSVVQKGRVRRSISAEGLHTLHSIRCLSGEN
- the LOC122652784 gene encoding probable protein phosphatase 2C 27 isoform X1; amino-acid sequence: MCVDEEEIAGESMENQEKKRQGFLNSRVQNWEQDSPSPMSTTYLFSSGNDSAFSNSSPLKSICEDTVVVDSKQNNSGNFVPAIRSGEWADIGGRQYMEDTHVCIGDLAKKFGYDVLDREAISLFGVFDGHGGKDASHFVRDNLPRVIVEDADFPVELEKVVMRSFMETDAAFARKCSLQSALSSGTTALTAMIFGRSLLVANAGDCRAVLSRLGVAIEMSRDHRPCCKKERKRIESLGGFIDDGYLNGELGVTRALGDWHLQGMKETGEQGGPLSAEPELKMITLTKEDEFLIIGSDGVWDVFSNQNAVDFTRRRLQEHNDVKLCCKEMVDEAIKRGAIDNLTIVLICFHSDPPPRSVVQKGRVRRSISAEGLHTLHSIRCLSGEN